A window of the Henckelia pumila isolate YLH828 chromosome 3, ASM3356847v2, whole genome shotgun sequence genome harbors these coding sequences:
- the LOC140887122 gene encoding shaggy-related protein kinase eta, with product MADDKEMSAPVMSGNDSVTGHIISTTIGGKNGEPKQTVSYMAERVVGTGSFGIVFQAKCLETGETVAIKKVLQDRRYKNRELQLMRTMDHPNIVSLKHCFYSTTIKNELFLNLVMEYVPESMFNVLKHYSNMNQRMPLIYVKLYTYQIFRGLAYMHSVAGVCHRDLKPQNVLVDPVTQQVKICDFGSAKALVTGEANIAYICSRFYRAPELIFGATEYSTSIDIWSAGCVLAELLLGQPLFPGENAVDQLVEIIKVLGTPTREEIRCMNPNYTDFRFPQIKAHPWHKVFQKRMPPEAIDLASRLLQYSPNLRCNALDACSHPFFDELREPNTRLPNGRPLPTLFNFKQELSSASPDLINKLIPDHVKRQTGLQFFASYEGMT from the exons ATGGCCGACGATAAG GAGATGTCTGCTCCTGTGATGAGTGGGAATGATTCAGTAACTGGCCACATAATTTCCACAACCATTGGTGGCAAGAATGGAGAACCTAAGCAG ACAGTTAGTTATATGGCAGAGCGAGTCGTGGGGACAGGTTCATTTGGAATTGTATTTCAG GCAAAATGCCTTGAAACTGGGGAGACTGTGGCTATAAAGAAGGTTCTACAAGACAGAAGATACAAGAACCGTGAATTGCAGTTAATGAGGACAATGGATCATCCTAATATTGTTTCCCTGAAGCATTGTTTCTATTCAACCACAATTAAAAACGAACTATTTCTCAATTTAGTTATGGAATATGTTCCGGAATCCATGTTCAATGTTCTAAAGCATTACAGTAACATGAATCAGAGAATGCCACTTATTTATGTGAAGCTTTACACCTACCAA ATTTTCAGAGGCTTGGCTTATATGCATTCTGTTGCTGGAGTATGCCATAGAGACTTGAAGCCACAAAATGTTCTG GTTGATCCTGTAACACAACAAGTGAAAATATGCGATTTTGGAAGTGCAAAAGCATTA GTGACAGGCGAGGCAAACATAGCATATATCTGCTCACGATTTTACCGTGCTCCTGAACTAATTTTTGGTGCAACTGAATACAGTACATCCATTGATATTTGGTCTGCTGGTTGTGTATTAGCTGAGCTTCTTCTGGGCCAA CCTTTGTTTCCTGGGGAGAATGCTGTAGATCAGCTTGTGGAGATCATAAAG GTTCTTGGAACTCCAACAAGGGAGGAAATTCGTTGTATGAATCCAAATTATACCGATTTTAGATTCCCACAAATAAAGGCTCACCCTTGGCACAAG GTTTTTCAAAAACGAATGCCTCCAGAAGCAATAGACCTTGCCTCCAGGTTGCTGCAATACTCTCCAAATCTCCGATGCAATGCT CTAGATGCATGTTCACATCCATTCTTCGATGAGCTGCGAGAACCCAACACTCGATTGCCAAATGGTCGCCCCCTACCAACTTTGTTCAACTTCAAACAGGAG CTGTCTAGTGCTTCACCCGACCTCATCAACAAGCTGATACCCGACCATGTGAAAAGACAAACGGGTTTGCAGTTTTTTGCATCCTACGAGGGCATGACGTGA